The Streptomyces sp. NBC_01276 genome contains the following window.
CATCGTCACCTCGCCTCACCGGGCCCATTGTGCATCCGCCCGGCCCCGGGCGAAGGCCGCCCCGGCGCGCCGGGGCCATGGGGACGCCGGCACCCCCCCCGCAGGGGCGGAATCCCCGGGCAGGCGGCCGGACGTCGGCTTGAGGTGGGCCGGTCCGGGTACCCGGGGGGCGACCGTTCCCTGAAGACAGGAGGAACCCCCGGTGCTCTTCCTCGTAGGCGCACTGCTCGTCCTGGGTGTCGTACTCGGAGCCGTGGCCCATGTGCCGGTGCCGGTCAGTGTGGCCGGCGGCTTCGCGATCGCCTTCTGGCTGCTGCTCTTCGCCGCGCGCGAACGGCTGTCGCGGCACCGTCCCGAACGGCGTCGGGAGGGTCTGTGATGCGCCCCCGGACCGGCGTGAGGGCTCCGGCCCGTACGCGTACCCGCACCCGCGACGCCGACGCGATGGCAGTCGTCGCGTTCGTCCTCGGCCTGGTCGGGCTGCTGGTGATGAACCTGCTGCTCGGCCCCATCGCCATCGGCCTCGGCACCCTCGCCCTGTGGCAGCGCACGGCCCGGCCCGGCCGAGCCCGCCTCGCCATCGCCCTGGGCGTGGCCGACATCGTGGTCCTCGCCTGCCTCGTCACCGCCGACGGCACGTGGTCGTGGGGACTGACCTGAGCCGAGGCCGACGCGGACCCCGCGCACGGGGGCCGGACGGACCCGGTCGCCGGAGAGGTGGTGCGTTGAGGAGGTGGACGGGCTGACGACGCCCCGGGCCCGTCATGTGCCGATGCGCCGACCAGGG
Protein-coding sequences here:
- a CDS encoding DUF4190 domain-containing protein, which codes for MRPRTGVRAPARTRTRTRDADAMAVVAFVLGLVGLLVMNLLLGPIAIGLGTLALWQRTARPGRARLAIALGVADIVVLACLVTADGTWSWGLT